The genomic region TGCACCTATAAACATCACAGTGCTGTGGGTGGCTATCCAGGCGACATGGCTCAACATCCGTCCAGACATCGTCTGTCCAATTGTGGAATCTATGCCACATTGAGTTGCTGCACTTCACCAGTTCAGAGGGTGTCCTTCATGATACTTATTGCAGAGCCAGTCTTTCCCCATAGTTTACCTGTTTAATTCATAAGACCTGGATTCTGTTTGCTGAAATGAACCAATCATTTAGAAACCTTGACTCATCTGGGAGCTCCTTGTTTCAGATTATTAATGAACTGCTGCCCTCTAGAGTAGAAAACACACAGTGAGAATAGATCATCTGACTGAATCCTCCTTTTCaaagctcctcctcctccacactTCCTCAAACTCTTGTAGGAAGTGAACCTCATCCTGTCTCCTGATCTTCATTCTGCTTTCACTCCACTCAGAGATGCCAgtgaggagcttttaaacagtgactgtatgtgtttgtttcttgCTGTTTGATTCTGAAAGGAGCTAAAACTCACTCAGTGGGTTGAAGGGCTACGGTGGCTGATTCTCAACTGAGCTGCACTGATCATTACAGACGTCCTGAAAGTGAAAGTGGAGTTTGGACTGAAGGAGCCGTTACAgagaaacagcacagcagcagttgGAGAAAATGGCTGCTAGAAACCCTCTTTCAGAAGAAGACTTTTCATGTCCTGTGTGCTGTGACATCTTCAGGGATCCTGTTCTACTGTCGTGCAGCCACAGTGTGTGTAAAACCTGCCTGCAGCAGTTCTGGGAAACTAAGGGGTCTCGAGAATGTCCAGTTTGTAGAAGAAGATCCTCTAAAGAATATCTTCCTATTAATCTTGCGCTGAAGAACCTTTGTGAGTCTTTTCTAGAGAGCAGGAGTCAGAGATCTTCAGCAGGTTCTGAGGGGCTCTGCGTTCTGCACAATGAGAAACTCAAACTCTTCTGTCTGGATGATcagcagcctgtgtgtgtggtgtgtcagacttcaaagaaacacagaaatcaCAAATTCTGTCCAGTAGATGAAGCTGTGACTGAGTTTAAGGTAGGACACGTctaatattttgaaatgttaaatgtaacaAACTAATAGTCTGAATTAGTTCAGTACCAGATCAGCTTGTTATGTGTGCTAAAGGTAAAGTCAATCAGTGGGTGTGGTTTCAGGCCAAACAGCATGAGTGAATTATCAGTCAGAAAAATGCTCTGTTGTTAAATTCATTATGACagtcaatgtaaaatgtaaacttaCAGAATTACTCTCCACTggacaaacatgaaaaaatcTCTTCTAGTTCTGAAGCAGAAAGTAAAACTGCTGTTATTCTCTATTCAACTGTAGTTTGTAGGACAActattacatttaaacagctaAACTGATCACTCATCACTCATTTAGACGTCACTCATCTGAACTGTTGTTTGATTCCAGGATAAACTCAAGTCTGCTTTGAAGCCTCTACAGAAGAATCTGACAGTCTTAGAGGAAGCTAAACGAGACTATGACCAAACAGCCGCCCACATTAAGGTGAAACATCATCTTGAActgtgaaacatgttgctgaggTCATGTTTCTGATGAGGGTCCACTTCTCCTGTAGGTGGTAAACGCTTGTAGATCATCTGTTAGAGTTTGTGTTTCCTAATCGTCTCTCATTCCAGACGCAGGCCCAGCACACAGAGTGGAAGATAAAGGAGGAGTTTGAGAAGCTTCACCAGTTTCTAAGAGATGAAGAAGCAGCAAGGATAGCTGCActgaaggaggaagaggagcagaagggtcagatgatgaggaggaagatTGAGGAGATGAATGGAGAAATATCAGCTCTTTCAGACACAATCAGGAACATAGAGAAGGAGATGGAGGCTGAGGACGTTCTGTTCTTACAGGTAAgaaattctttctttctttctttctttctttctttctttctttctttctttctttctttctttctttctcaaaacactctttcttttctctttccagctttattgttgtattaaataaaatgtgggtTATTTGTTTTAGTATGAAAGGGGAGCATCTCCATGAAGATCTGTCTACCGCTTAATTAGAGCTTTTCTGAGATTTCCACCAACATTAGCCAGACTGTTGACATGAAGGAGAAAGCTCCTTTACATTAACCCAAACCAACTCTGCGTACCTCTGTAAAGCCTGTGTCCACTCAGCGCAGGCACAACATACAGAATGCTTATAGCAGCAGTTCTTCAGGTcgactgcagggctgagaatgagtCTTGATATGAATTTCACTGCAGTTCAGAAAGTGAATGTCAACTGAGGAATGAATGAAACTCCAGTGTAAAAATGGGAATTCATTTAACTCACAAGGTAAGAAGTTATTTATAGAGCTAATGACACAAAGTCCTTATAGGGAAGTCTGTCCTCTTGATGGCATCTTTACAACGTCTCTGGGCAGGGATTTCCAGTCATCAGAGACTAGACTCCTCTCTCTTTGAATGAGGAGTCTAGTCTTGTATGTCTGGAGAAACTGAAACTAAGAGCCAAatcaacttttaaaaatatatttaaaaatcagtgataaaatcaaatattttagcattaataacacacacacacacacacacacacacacacacacacacacacacacacacacacacacacacacacacacacacacacacacaataacagtgTTTCAGCTTGTGCTGGCTAATGTATATCCACAGAGAAGGGGAGCTTCACTAGCGCTTACTCAGCAAGCTAATTGGCTCATTTTATTGGAGGTGGGACTTTCCTAATGAACTGACACCAGGCTGAAGGAGCTTTCCCTTTCTTCTACTATCCAGTGTCCTGTCTCCCCTTCACAACATCTCTGCAcacgcttgtgtgtgtgttcatctctgagctgcagctgctgtgtgtgtagttgtgttatgatattgatattaattttattaatgacTCAGTTTTTCAGGAGAAACTTTACTCTGAAAGGctcctgttttcatttgcacTCATTCTCTCCTCAGCCGCCTGCACTGCAGTTTGAAAGTGACTTGTGCAAACGAGGGGCATCTCGAATTCTCGTGCCCACATGAATAAATGATATCATAGTGCTGCAGAATTGGGGTGGTAAGCAATATGAAGGATGTGGCAGCCGTTACATTCTGCCAGCCCAAAGATCCCAGGATGAGTTAATAGGAAGCTTTAATTGTCTCCTCCACACGATGATCAGCAAACAGAAACAGGCCTTGAATacgtgtgtttgggtgtgtagaggtgtgtgtggtttctgtaaatcagagaacaaacaaaaagctcGACTGCAGAACACGATATTTACTCAAATgtgtaaattattcattattagatGTTAATAAAACAGTCCAGCTAATATACTGAATGCTCTAGTTCTATTAATAATCAGTGCAAATTCACTGAGAGCCAAAGTAGAATTAGCAACATCTCACTAATCTCCACTGACCTTAGCAGAGTCAGCACATTTCACAGTGAACAACACCAGAAGCCCCATGAACGATTATTACAGCTTCATTAATGCTCACAGAGCCACAGACACCAAGTAGAGTAcagtactgagctctgctgggaGGAAACTCATCTTCTGACTCTGTATCTGATCATCAGTGGAGCTTCTGGATCCTCTGAACGTTCCGGCTCTGCCGCATCATCATCCACAAACCTGCTGCTTGTTGTTAGTTTGGCTCTGGTTCTGTTGTTGGTGGTTCTCCTGTAATTCTTAGCCGTGTTTCCAAGTGAGCCTCATTAGATCTTCACCTGCGTCTGTTTGTTGACGACTGGTTGATGGATTTGTTTGCGTTTTGCTCGTCTGTCTAGTTTGTGGTCCCTGCCTCTCAAAATCCATCCAGTCAAACTCCTTTATCAACATCTGACTGAttagatttattaataaataacaaacatacTAAGTTTTATTAAGTAGTTATTTAGAAGGTAAAGTTTTATTGAGATGAAATGATGGATAATGTCACTAACTTGgctgtttgctggtgtttgtgtgtttcatatGAAAAACTCCTGAAAAGTCTCTTCACTTTTAACtacaatgttctttttgtttccCTCTCTGAACTTCAAGTccacagagaaacagtgagtaAATGTCAGACCACACATTTTATCTAATGTTACagtaattattacatttaaatctacagtatattgtgtttattgtaaatatgAGTGTATTCTAATGAAATGAGGGGGAATAAGGACCGTGTGTTAATGTTGTAGTGAtgagaacagaagcagaaatatttatttaacagaaactaCAGAATTATTGACTCTCCAGACAATAAATGTGATCAAATATTGATATttagtgaaataaatgacaggCTGTAAAGTTTCTACAGTGATATATTTCACACAGTCTTCTGTTCTCAGAGCTCAGCTCACACCAAAGGATCCAGAGAAGACATCAGGAGCTCTGATCAATGTTGGGAAGCACCTTTCCAACCTGAAGTTCAGAgtgtgggagaacatgcaggaggTTCTCCAGTACAGTAAGTTCTGTTTCTCTTAGGGTtgatctctcacacacagcctgCTTCTGCACTAATGACACACTGTTTATAAACTATTAGTAACATGTTATCATGTTCTCTTTATTCAGGGGGTATAAAGGAGACTGAAACTGTACTTAAGTGAAAGTATgaatactgtactgtgcagaaATCTCACTCAGATCAAACGGGAAGTGTGGAGATAAAATAAACTCCAgttaaagaagaagaatcagattttaatccaattgattaaaaaattaaataaaattttaacatCTTTTTTAGTTCTGTCaaataatttttacatgtaAGTTTAATTCATGAGAAATAATTTCTCTCACTGTAATTATGTTACTAATCCaattaaacactaaaaatatTATGTATAAATTGAATCTGAACAGAATTTTAAACTCTTGAAACATcaatttcattaattcattaaaaatctGATCAAGATagaattttatcatttatagtaaaactttataattttcaataatacagtaataaaaatCTTTTCTATTCTTTGTAACGATGTTAAtcagtaaaatgaaacaataataataaagtcaCTCAAAAAAACTATTTGACTTTCAAAAGACAAATAATCTCACTCAGATCAAATGTGAAGTGTGGagataaaaatatactttagtttaataaaaaaatactctttagaactgaactgaacatcaACATTTAGTCCAGGATTAAAGCTGATCTGAGTTCTGGAATCTACCTCTAAAGCTGTTTCActcacagtaaagaaaacagtctgTAGAGGtgaaacatttacagaaatgagagaaaaacatgatgtttcattgtgttctctctcctcagccCCTGTTACTCTGGACCCCAACACTGCACATCCACACCTCCACCTGTCTGATGATCTCACTGCTGTAGAA from Pygocentrus nattereri isolate fPygNat1 chromosome 9, fPygNat1.pri, whole genome shotgun sequence harbors:
- the LOC119261551 gene encoding tripartite motif-containing protein 35-like isoform X1, with product MAARNPLSEEDFSCPVCCDIFRDPVLLSCSHSVCKTCLQQFWETKGSRECPVCRRRSSKEYLPINLALKNLCESFLESRSQRSSAGSEGLCVLHNEKLKLFCLDDQQPVCVVCQTSKKHRNHKFCPVDEAVTEFKDKLKSALKPLQKNLTVLEEAKRDYDQTAAHIKTQAQHTEWKIKEEFEKLHQFLRDEEAARIAALKEEEEQKGQMMRRKIEEMNGEISALSDTIRNIEKEMEAEDVLFLQNFKSTEKQAQLTPKDPEKTSGALINVGKHLSNLKFRVWENMQEVLQYTPVTLDPNTAHPHLHLSDDLTAVENTKQRSSLPENPERFDACWSVLGSEGFNSGIHCWDVQVGDSDYWSLGVITESVTRKGFSFSGSVWRLDYKKSNNIIWIFCPGQSVHSFTPKEKPQRVRVQLDWDRGTVTFTDLLTNTHLHTITHTFTQRVLPLFWNESVHPLRILPVKTSVTVEQHS
- the LOC119261551 gene encoding tripartite motif-containing protein 35-like isoform X2 — its product is MAARNPLSEEDFSCPVCCDIFRDPVLLSCSHSVCKTCLQQFWETKGSRECPVCRRRSSKEYLPINLALKNLCESFLESRSQRSSAGSEGLCVLHNEKLKLFCLDDQQPVCVVCQTSKKHRNHKFCPVDEAVTEFKDKLKSALKPLQKNLTVLEEAKRDYDQTAAHIKTQAQHTEWKIKEEFEKLHQFLRDEEAARIAALKEEEEQKGQMMRRKIEEMNGEISALSDTIRNIEKEMEAEDVLFLQSTEKQAQLTPKDPEKTSGALINVGKHLSNLKFRVWENMQEVLQYTPVTLDPNTAHPHLHLSDDLTAVENTKQRSSLPENPERFDACWSVLGSEGFNSGIHCWDVQVGDSDYWSLGVITESVTRKGFSFSGSVWRLDYKKSNNIIWIFCPGQSVHSFTPKEKPQRVRVQLDWDRGTVTFTDLLTNTHLHTITHTFTQRVLPLFWNESVHPLRILPVKTSVTVEQHS